A stretch of the Paenibacillus dendritiformis genome encodes the following:
- a CDS encoding Rpn family recombination-promoting nuclease/putative transposase, whose translation MNEPMLKKAMTTVEFLRLDRQAKMGNQARQKYLLDQASRIAGARAEGIAEGRAKAITEGIAEGKKEMARKLLALGMDIALITKASGLSEEEIKN comes from the coding sequence ATGAACGAACCCATGCTGAAAAAGGCGATGACGACCGTGGAATTTTTGAGACTGGATAGACAGGCGAAGATGGGAAACCAAGCCCGTCAGAAATATCTGCTGGACCAGGCGTCCCGAATCGCAGGGGCTAGAGCGGAGGGAATAGCTGAGGGGAGGGCCAAAGCCATAACCGAAGGAATAGCTGAAGGCAAGAAAGAAATGGCCCGGAAACTGCTTGCTCTCGGCATGGACATCGCTCTTATCACCAAGGCTTCGGGGTTATCCGAAGAAGAAATAAAAAACTAA
- a CDS encoding AIM24 family protein produces MEILVERENHTNGQAVTFRVLEGEQVNVLHPQQVIAYRGAPDGRSDRLMTAKGMYRKKKLIQARFTGPCEFLTALPPGFSMKPVPLTGESDLLYDVRHLLFYTEGITMQTRILSMKNMLVTQDVVKVKFSGEGQIGILTQGTACDAELHPDQPLYVDAGSVIAYPENAKLELCVYGNHLASQHMNYHWKMTGRGTVLIQAGRQNQSLVHEMNDEGLFKRILREVIPFGGVFIK; encoded by the coding sequence ATGGAGATCTTAGTTGAACGCGAGAACCATACGAACGGACAAGCCGTCACCTTCCGGGTTCTGGAGGGAGAGCAGGTGAACGTGCTCCATCCGCAGCAGGTCATCGCCTATCGCGGCGCTCCCGACGGGCGCTCCGACCGGCTGATGACCGCCAAGGGCATGTACCGCAAGAAGAAGCTTATCCAGGCCCGCTTCACCGGGCCCTGCGAATTTCTGACCGCGCTGCCCCCCGGGTTCAGCATGAAGCCCGTTCCGTTGACAGGGGAGAGCGACCTGCTCTATGACGTGCGGCATCTGCTGTTCTATACGGAAGGCATCACGATGCAGACCCGCATCTTGAGCATGAAGAACATGCTCGTCACGCAGGATGTCGTCAAGGTGAAGTTCTCCGGTGAAGGGCAGATCGGCATCCTGACCCAAGGCACCGCTTGCGATGCCGAGCTCCACCCGGATCAGCCGCTCTACGTGGACGCAGGCAGCGTTATCGCCTACCCCGAGAACGCGAAGCTGGAACTATGCGTATACGGCAATCATCTGGCCAGCCAACATATGAATTATCATTGGAAGATGACCGGCAGGGGTACCGTCCTGATCCAGGCCGGGCGGCAGAATCAATCGCTCGTGCACGAGATGAACGATGAAGGGCTGTTCAAGCGCATTCTGCGCGAGGTCATCCCTTTCGGGGGCGTATTTATCAAATAG
- a CDS encoding DUF342 domain-containing protein, with protein sequence MNKPYIAQPLRRSALIASMFCFLLLSGQPAAHAGWWGTIKDISELPAEVNELKENYRQTVDQLEQAHQNMEIYRQENQKLIEQNQELTRMVAELKRLEEERQASYRKMRALLLTAAGLLIGYFVLLRGLRVWMRVRAR encoded by the coding sequence ATGAACAAGCCATACATAGCGCAGCCGCTCCGCCGCAGCGCACTTATCGCATCGATGTTCTGCTTCTTGCTTCTCTCCGGCCAGCCCGCGGCGCATGCCGGGTGGTGGGGCACCATCAAGGATATTTCCGAACTGCCCGCCGAAGTCAATGAATTGAAGGAAAATTACCGCCAGACCGTCGACCAACTAGAGCAAGCTCATCAAAATATGGAGATATACCGGCAGGAAAACCAAAAATTAATCGAGCAGAATCAGGAACTCACTCGCATGGTTGCCGAGTTGAAGCGGCTCGAAGAGGAACGCCAGGCGAGCTACCGCAAGATGAGGGCGCTGCTGCTCACGGCGGCCGGCCTTCTGATTGGGTATTTCGTGCTGCTGCGCGGCCTGCGTGTCTGGATGCGGGTTCGGGCAAGATAG
- a CDS encoding LacI family DNA-binding transcriptional regulator, with the protein MDRFATAPPAGGAGSTMPPLVSGAPNMHPEAPANVRRAGREYQEQPAQAARRQASRNPGTIGLFIIQDASHNRIYEDDLFYGAIVGAIISQCAERGYQTLITILDVSDVTPLLRLYEQKRLDAGLLISWSDVQDIVDQVSRAGGVIGVINQNNVTQSATVLPAPYLDNRRSAYEATRYLLELGHRDVAIITGPTGQPCSSERLAGFLDAALGQGLEVPDSRIWCGDFAEQAGAAAAIQWLEADDLPAAVFCSNDLMAYGLLKVLRQHQVAVPDRLSVVGFDDLIISRYTCPPLTTMSIPRTEMAAYVTNRLIHQLESPDEAYPLPVFRAKLMVRESCRAAGAPDFA; encoded by the coding sequence ATGGATAGATTCGCTACGGCCCCGCCAGCGGGAGGAGCGGGCAGCACCATGCCTCCGCTGGTCAGCGGTGCCCCCAACATGCATCCGGAAGCGCCAGCCAATGTGCGCAGAGCCGGGAGAGAATATCAGGAACAACCGGCTCAGGCAGCCCGGAGGCAAGCCTCCCGCAACCCGGGGACGATCGGCCTGTTCATTATCCAGGACGCCAGTCACAACAGGATCTATGAGGATGATTTGTTCTACGGCGCGATCGTGGGCGCCATTATCAGCCAATGCGCGGAACGGGGGTACCAGACGCTGATCACGATACTGGACGTGTCGGACGTAACCCCGCTGCTTCGCTTATACGAGCAGAAGCGCCTCGATGCGGGACTCCTCATCAGTTGGTCCGATGTGCAGGACATCGTCGATCAAGTCAGCCGGGCGGGGGGCGTGATCGGGGTGATCAATCAGAACAACGTCACACAGTCCGCGACTGTGCTGCCGGCTCCTTATTTGGACAACCGGAGGAGCGCCTATGAGGCGACCCGCTATTTGCTTGAGCTGGGCCATCGTGACGTAGCCATTATTACCGGTCCGACCGGACAGCCCTGCTCGTCCGAACGGCTGGCCGGGTTTCTCGACGCGGCACTTGGTCAAGGACTGGAGGTGCCGGATTCACGCATATGGTGCGGAGACTTCGCCGAGCAGGCCGGGGCGGCCGCCGCTATTCAATGGCTGGAGGCAGATGATCTCCCCGCGGCGGTGTTCTGCTCCAATGATCTGATGGCATACGGGCTGCTGAAGGTGCTGCGGCAGCACCAGGTAGCGGTTCCTGACCGTTTGTCCGTGGTCGGCTTCGACGATCTGATTATCTCAAGGTACACCTGTCCGCCGTTGACAACGATGTCCATCCCGCGGACAGAAATGGCCGCTTACGTGACGAATCGGCTCATCCACCAATTGGAAAGTCCGGACGAAGCATATCCGCTGCCGGTCTTCCGCGCGAAGCTTATGGTGCGGGAGTCGTGCCGGGCGGCCGGCGCTCCGGATTTCGCATAG
- a CDS encoding acyltransferase: MAVDQSHAAPRKERIDEITILRAFAFFAIVLQHSIGEYIYRPDIPAEQAIFLGMIYHFTRYGTLTFVFLSAVILFYNYDYTVPYGNFLKRRAAAILAPFAIWTIIYGIYTLRGQLLEPEGWRLLAVQFITPTYGYQLWFVLMIFQLYLLFPWLDRGARAIGRRIRSHAAGQGQIVRRVVLLLGALAAAYAGLMYWSYSVAPAWDAPAWLQPLLGHRTMLLPFYFFYIALGIVCAWHVQRWRDLMRRSVPWSLLLFIIFYAYAGYRLLEAGAAPINLNISTYLKPSVFLLILAQMPLMYALALYVCRRQGRAYRILHTIGTYSFGGYLVHALVLGQIARFTREIPLAGMHAALTLMTWAAVAALSIGITMLLDRLPFGIWLTGPMGRRQSASTKPLSSNPAVLPYR; this comes from the coding sequence ATGGCAGTCGATCAGTCTCATGCCGCACCGAGGAAGGAACGGATTGACGAAATCACGATCTTGCGCGCGTTTGCGTTTTTCGCCATTGTGCTCCAGCACTCTATTGGAGAGTATATTTACCGGCCGGACATTCCGGCGGAACAAGCGATTTTCCTTGGAATGATCTATCATTTTACCCGGTATGGGACCTTAACGTTTGTTTTTTTATCGGCGGTTATTCTGTTCTATAATTACGATTACACCGTACCTTACGGGAACTTTTTGAAGCGCCGGGCGGCAGCCATACTGGCGCCGTTCGCCATTTGGACCATCATTTACGGGATTTATACGCTTCGCGGGCAGCTGCTGGAGCCGGAAGGATGGAGGCTGCTGGCGGTGCAATTCATTACCCCGACTTACGGTTATCAGCTCTGGTTCGTCCTGATGATCTTCCAACTGTATCTTCTTTTCCCGTGGCTTGATCGGGGTGCCCGCGCTATCGGGCGTAGGATTCGCTCCCATGCCGCCGGGCAGGGACAGATCGTGCGGCGCGTTGTCCTGTTGTTGGGGGCATTGGCCGCCGCCTATGCGGGCCTGATGTACTGGTCCTACAGCGTGGCTCCGGCCTGGGATGCGCCAGCCTGGCTGCAGCCGCTGCTCGGACACCGGACGATGCTGCTGCCGTTCTATTTCTTCTATATCGCGTTGGGCATTGTCTGCGCATGGCATGTGCAGCGCTGGCGCGATCTGATGCGCCGAAGCGTGCCCTGGAGCCTGCTGCTGTTCATTATCTTCTACGCATATGCCGGATATCGGCTGCTGGAGGCCGGGGCAGCACCCATTAATTTGAATATTTCCACCTATCTCAAGCCGTCGGTGTTCCTGCTTATCCTCGCTCAAATGCCGCTGATGTATGCTCTTGCGCTCTATGTCTGCCGTCGCCAAGGAAGAGCTTACCGCATTTTGCACACAATCGGCACGTATTCCTTCGGCGGTTATCTGGTACATGCGCTTGTCTTGGGGCAGATTGCCCGCTTTACCCGCGAGATCCCGCTTGCAGGCATGCATGCCGCATTGACCTTGATGACGTGGGCCGCCGTCGCCGCGCTGTCGATTGGAATTACGATGCTGCTGGATCGGCTGCCGTTCGGCATCTGGCTGACTGGACCGATGGGCCGGCGTCAGTCAGCTTCAACCAAGCCGCTGAGCAGCAATCCGGCCGTGCTCCCGTACCGATAG
- a CDS encoding arylsulfatase regulator, with product MNVKIHNVQDVVLCNEWNEHLWYQYKGLYMLNKEHIVALQREESLYGFVIVDSSPYSYLQPLTHERSRMLQQDYPAVFAALQPSVMNPAVLLRLIAFTYNEVKTKSKYSICISFASDAHPLDAYAFFLQTGADYVHFLTDRKDRNS from the coding sequence GTGAATGTCAAAATCCACAACGTTCAAGACGTCGTACTATGCAACGAATGGAACGAGCATCTCTGGTATCAGTATAAAGGGCTGTACATGCTCAACAAGGAACATATCGTCGCGCTGCAGCGCGAAGAGAGTCTGTACGGATTTGTTATCGTGGACAGTTCCCCTTACAGTTATTTGCAGCCGCTGACCCACGAACGTTCACGGATGCTTCAGCAAGATTACCCCGCCGTCTTTGCCGCCCTCCAGCCATCCGTGATGAATCCAGCCGTACTGCTTCGCCTGATCGCCTTTACGTATAATGAAGTCAAGACCAAAAGCAAGTATAGCATCTGCATCTCCTTCGCCTCCGACGCACATCCGCTGGACGCGTATGCCTTCTTCCTGCAGACAGGGGCCGATTATGTGCATTTCTTGACAGACCGGAAAGACCGCAATTCATAA
- a CDS encoding helix-turn-helix domain-containing protein — protein sequence MSDLKIFLGARIRELRKQRGYTQAELGEQCGMKASYIGGAERGSLNISLDSLERIIRALDVSIEQFFSFDMASVDAERLGIAGTLELHVKLLKGREAEDVKLVHRIAKDMLETFDRRMNNN from the coding sequence ATGTCGGACTTGAAAATATTTTTAGGCGCACGGATTCGCGAGCTTCGCAAACAGAGGGGCTATACTCAAGCAGAGCTGGGAGAGCAATGCGGAATGAAGGCTTCGTATATCGGCGGCGCTGAACGCGGCAGCTTAAATATTTCGCTGGATTCACTGGAACGAATCATTCGTGCTCTGGATGTCAGCATCGAACAGTTTTTCTCGTTCGACATGGCAAGCGTAGATGCGGAGCGTCTGGGCATCGCCGGCACTCTTGAACTGCACGTCAAGCTGTTGAAGGGCCGGGAAGCCGAAGATGTGAAGCTGGTACACCGGATTGCGAAGGACATGCTGGAGACGTTCGATCGGAGAATGAACAATAACTAG
- a CDS encoding helix-turn-helix domain-containing protein — MRKLLITNRHGWNIYSLNRLTSTIQDPKQRSKVEAVRLVMSGHTAKDVAKQLGIHRQTVSNYVKIFNDGGIEQLLSNVASPGKPRILTPQQEEELIGIISSRMPSPGSSTGWSMRDIQDLLEKHFQVQMTRTGVRDMLRRLGLKYTSRGYVLHRTE, encoded by the coding sequence ATGCGAAAACTGTTGATTACGAACCGTCATGGATGGAATATTTATTCCTTGAACCGCTTGACGTCCACCATCCAAGATCCGAAGCAGCGGAGCAAGGTGGAGGCCGTCCGTCTTGTCATGTCCGGACACACTGCCAAGGATGTCGCGAAGCAGTTGGGCATTCACCGCCAGACGGTATCGAACTATGTAAAAATTTTCAACGACGGCGGCATCGAACAACTGCTATCCAATGTTGCATCTCCCGGGAAGCCAAGAATACTCACCCCTCAGCAGGAAGAAGAACTGATCGGCATCATCAGCAGCCGCATGCCTTCTCCCGGCTCATCGACAGGCTGGTCGATGCGCGATATCCAGGATCTGCTCGAGAAGCATTTCCAGGTGCAAATGACGCGGACGGGCGTTCGGGATATGCTTCGCAGATTAGGTCTTAAGTACACCTCTCGCGGTTATGTGCTCCATCGTACCGAATAG